Proteins encoded in a region of the Catalinimonas alkaloidigena genome:
- the nirB gene encoding nitrite reductase large subunit NirB: MKRVVVVGNGMVGYKFCEKLRKKASHEAFSVTVFGEECRPAYDRVRLSAWFSGTSVDELTLAPAQWYAENQVDLRCGELVTHIDREQRVLRTHRGTEVSYDYLVLATGSAAFVPPVPGVEKRGVFVYRTIEDLEAISAFGKDCRRAAVMGGGLLGLEAAKAVLDMGLEPHVVELAPRLMPRQLDQAGSDALQSRLEALGIHIHLGKQTKEITGNGHLDALVFGDGTQLDVDMLVISAGIKPRDELARQFGLAVGPRGGVVVDDHMRTSDSHIYAIGEVALHEGMIYGLVAPGYAMAETVVDHLLGESKPFQSTDLSTKLKLIGVDVASFGDAFAETEPSTPIIFQNAREGLYQRLNLSADGKRLLGGILVGDAGAYGQLSALAKSGATLPPHPEDLLLGPRGGGEGSASQGVENLPDDVTVCSCENVTKGMLCSAVKDGTAQSVGDLKKCTKAGTGCGGCMPMVTDLYHTTLASMGKRVRKVICEHLDYTRQELFDLIHIKEIRSYDDLLTQYGKGDGCEVCKPAVASILASLWNDPILLQDTIQDSNDRYLANIQRGGTYSVVPRIAGGEITPDKLIVIGQVAKKYGLYTKITGGQRIDLFGARLDQLPDIWEELIHAGFESGHAYGKSLRTVKSCVGSTWCRYGLHDSVSFAIEIENRYKGLRSPHKLKSAVSGCIRECAEAQSKDFGIIATEKGWNLFVGGNGGAKPQHAQILARDVDKETCIRYIDRFLMFYIKTAEPLMRTATWLNKLDGGLEYLRDVVVNDCLGIGEELERMMAQTLEVYKCEWKEVVENPELRARFTHFVNADEPDPTLAYVPMRDQKIPAKGAW; encoded by the coding sequence ATGAAACGAGTCGTTGTCGTCGGAAATGGAATGGTCGGTTACAAATTCTGCGAAAAATTGCGCAAAAAAGCCAGCCACGAAGCGTTTTCTGTTACCGTATTCGGCGAAGAGTGCCGTCCGGCCTACGACCGTGTACGATTAAGCGCTTGGTTTTCAGGCACTAGTGTTGATGAACTGACACTAGCGCCCGCCCAATGGTATGCCGAAAACCAAGTGGACCTGCGCTGCGGCGAACTGGTGACGCACATCGATCGGGAGCAACGCGTGCTACGTACGCACCGGGGAACCGAAGTTTCGTACGACTACTTAGTACTGGCGACCGGCTCGGCGGCCTTCGTCCCGCCGGTGCCCGGTGTCGAGAAGCGAGGGGTGTTTGTGTACCGCACTATCGAAGACCTGGAAGCCATCAGCGCTTTCGGGAAAGATTGCCGGCGCGCGGCCGTGATGGGCGGTGGCCTCCTCGGCCTCGAAGCCGCCAAAGCCGTGCTCGACATGGGACTGGAGCCGCACGTAGTGGAACTGGCCCCTCGCCTGATGCCCCGGCAACTGGACCAGGCCGGTTCCGATGCGTTGCAATCGCGGCTGGAGGCGCTGGGCATCCACATTCACCTCGGCAAGCAAACCAAAGAAATTACGGGCAACGGCCACCTCGACGCCCTGGTATTCGGCGACGGTACGCAACTGGACGTGGACATGCTGGTGATTTCGGCGGGCATCAAACCGCGCGACGAGCTGGCCCGTCAGTTCGGGTTGGCAGTCGGCCCGCGCGGCGGTGTGGTGGTCGACGACCACATGCGCACCTCCGATTCCCACATCTACGCCATCGGCGAAGTGGCCCTGCACGAAGGCATGATCTACGGTTTGGTGGCCCCCGGCTACGCCATGGCCGAAACGGTGGTAGATCATCTGCTGGGCGAATCGAAACCGTTCCAAAGCACCGACCTGTCGACCAAGCTGAAGCTAATCGGCGTGGACGTCGCCTCGTTCGGCGATGCGTTTGCCGAAACCGAACCCAGCACGCCCATCATCTTCCAGAACGCCCGCGAAGGACTGTACCAGCGCCTGAACCTGTCGGCCGACGGCAAGCGCCTGTTGGGTGGCATTCTGGTCGGCGACGCCGGGGCCTACGGACAATTATCGGCCCTGGCCAAATCGGGGGCGACGCTCCCCCCCCACCCCGAAGATCTGCTGCTCGGCCCCCGCGGCGGCGGCGAAGGTTCGGCCAGCCAAGGCGTGGAAAACCTACCCGATGACGTGACGGTCTGCTCGTGCGAAAACGTGACGAAGGGCATGCTCTGCAGCGCGGTGAAAGACGGCACCGCCCAAAGTGTGGGCGACCTGAAAAAATGCACGAAAGCGGGCACCGGCTGCGGCGGCTGCATGCCGATGGTGACCGACCTCTACCACACCACCCTCGCCTCGATGGGCAAGCGGGTCCGCAAAGTGATCTGCGAACACCTCGACTACACCCGCCAGGAACTGTTCGACCTCATCCATATTAAAGAAATTCGTTCGTACGACGACCTGCTGACACAGTACGGCAAAGGCGACGGCTGCGAGGTGTGCAAACCCGCCGTAGCTTCGATCCTGGCCAGCCTCTGGAACGATCCGATCCTGTTGCAGGACACGATTCAGGACTCGAACGATCGCTACCTGGCCAACATTCAGCGCGGCGGTACGTACTCGGTGGTGCCCCGGATTGCCGGCGGGGAGATTACGCCCGACAAACTGATCGTGATCGGGCAGGTGGCCAAAAAATACGGCCTCTATACCAAAATCACGGGGGGCCAGCGCATCGACCTGTTTGGCGCGCGCCTCGATCAGTTGCCCGACATCTGGGAAGAGTTGATTCACGCCGGATTCGAGAGCGGCCATGCCTACGGCAAATCCCTGCGGACGGTCAAAAGCTGCGTCGGCTCGACGTGGTGCCGCTACGGCCTGCACGATTCCGTGTCGTTCGCCATCGAAATCGAAAATCGTTACAAAGGGCTGCGCTCGCCCCACAAGCTGAAAAGTGCCGTTTCGGGCTGCATCCGCGAGTGCGCCGAAGCGCAGAGCAAAGACTTCGGCATCATCGCCACCGAAAAGGGCTGGAACCTGTTTGTAGGGGGCAACGGCGGCGCCAAACCGCAACACGCGCAGATCCTGGCCCGCGACGTCGACAAGGAAACGTGCATCCGGTACATCGACCGTTTCCTGATGTTCTACATCAAAACGGCCGAACCGCTGATGCGCACCGCCACCTGGCTCAACAAACTGGACGGCGGCCTGGAGTACCTGCGCGACGTGGTGGTAAACGACTGCCTCGGCATTGGCGAGGAGCTGGAACGGATGATGGCCCAGACGCTGGAAGTTTACAAGTGCGAATGGAAAGAGGTCGTCGAAAATCCGGAATTGCGCGCCCGGTTCACCCACTTTGTCAACGCCGACGAGCCCGACCCGACGCTGGCCTACGTACCGATGCGCGACCAGAAAATCCCCGCCAAAGGGGCTTGGTGA
- the cobA gene encoding uroporphyrinogen-III C-methyltransferase, producing the protein MKLTLVGAGPGDPELITLKGIRALRAANVVLYDALAAEALLDYAPAEALRIFVGKRAGMHSAQQREINEMIVDYARRYGHVVRLKGGDPFVFGRGQEEKDYAELHGLTVEVVPGISSALAVPALHGIPLTERGLARSFWVVTGTTRQGSLADDLVHAARSSATVVILMGMKQLPLITREFKRHRGPHEPVAIIQNGSRPDMKMGVGNVSTIEGIVTREGLDSPAIIIVGPVVRNTQQPTQQAVEEIIRQLPTIVRQPQH; encoded by the coding sequence ATGAAACTCACGCTGGTAGGTGCCGGTCCCGGCGATCCCGAACTGATTACCCTGAAAGGCATTCGCGCGCTCCGGGCGGCGAATGTGGTGCTGTACGACGCCTTGGCTGCGGAAGCGCTCCTCGACTACGCGCCGGCGGAGGCACTACGTATTTTCGTCGGCAAACGGGCGGGAATGCACTCGGCCCAGCAGCGGGAAATCAACGAGATGATCGTCGACTACGCCCGTCGGTACGGACACGTCGTGCGCCTGAAAGGGGGCGATCCGTTCGTGTTCGGGCGGGGGCAGGAAGAAAAAGACTACGCCGAACTGCACGGCCTGACGGTGGAAGTCGTACCCGGCATCAGCAGCGCGCTGGCCGTTCCCGCACTGCACGGCATTCCGCTGACCGAACGCGGCCTCGCGCGGAGTTTCTGGGTGGTTACCGGCACCACGCGCCAGGGTTCCCTCGCCGACGATCTGGTTCACGCCGCGCGTTCGTCGGCAACGGTCGTCATCCTGATGGGCATGAAGCAACTGCCGCTCATCACCCGCGAATTCAAGCGCCACCGCGGGCCGCACGAACCCGTCGCCATCATCCAGAACGGCAGCCGCCCCGATATGAAAATGGGGGTGGGCAACGTCAGCACCATCGAAGGCATTGTGACGCGGGAGGGACTGGACTCACCGGCCATCATCATCGTCGGCCCGGTCGTGCGCAACACGCAACAGCCTACTCAACAGGCAGTGGAAGAAATCATCCGGCAGTTGCCCACCATCGTTCGCCAGCCCCAACACTAA
- a CDS encoding DUF4202 domain-containing protein gives MTDTTRLARTLEAIDAANAADPHQESFEGKSAPKEWLYGRRMSETLALLEPSASEALQLAVRSQHIRRWEVPRDSYPMDRPGYLRWRKDLQDFHSEQATAILEAEGYSAEEIGRVTDLLHKRKFKVDPEAQTLEDVACLVFLRYYLDEFMRQHPEEKVVEIIAKTWKKMSEKGHQAALKLPLSAEAGRVVQKALA, from the coding sequence ATGACCGACACTACCCGACTTGCCCGCACCCTGGAGGCCATCGACGCCGCCAACGCCGCCGATCCGCATCAGGAATCGTTCGAAGGAAAATCTGCCCCGAAAGAGTGGTTGTACGGACGCCGAATGAGCGAAACACTGGCGTTGCTGGAGCCCTCGGCGTCGGAGGCCCTGCAGCTGGCCGTGCGGAGTCAGCACATCCGGCGGTGGGAAGTGCCCCGCGACTCGTACCCGATGGACCGCCCCGGTTACCTGCGTTGGCGGAAAGATTTACAAGATTTTCACAGCGAACAGGCTACAGCCATTCTGGAGGCAGAAGGCTATTCGGCCGAGGAGATCGGGCGGGTGACCGATCTGCTGCACAAGCGGAAGTTCAAGGTCGATCCCGAAGCGCAAACACTGGAAGATGTGGCCTGTCTGGTGTTTCTGCGCTACTACCTGGACGAGTTCATGCGGCAGCATCCCGAAGAAAAGGTCGTCGAGATCATCGCCAAAACCTGGAAGAAAATGTCGGAAAAGGGCCATCAGGCTGCCCTCAAATTGCCCCTCTCCGCAGAAGCGGGTCGTGTGGTGCAGAAGGCGCTGGCGTAA
- a CDS encoding DUF7009 family protein, whose protein sequence is MKLRIKGNSIRLRLTQSEVDQVANGATVRETVQFGPTRLTYALVPGTVAEPTAAFEDHELRVELPQADATTWAYSDEVGIQHRQDNGTDEALFLLIEKDFQCLHKRPLEDETDHFPNPQATPKRP, encoded by the coding sequence ATGAAATTACGGATCAAAGGAAACAGCATTCGGCTCCGGCTGACGCAATCGGAAGTAGATCAGGTGGCGAACGGCGCGACGGTGCGCGAGACGGTGCAGTTCGGACCTACGCGTTTGACCTACGCCCTTGTGCCGGGCACCGTGGCGGAACCGACCGCGGCGTTTGAGGATCATGAACTACGGGTGGAACTGCCGCAGGCTGACGCGACTACCTGGGCCTACTCCGACGAAGTAGGGATTCAGCACCGGCAGGACAACGGGACGGACGAGGCACTTTTTCTTTTGATCGAGAAGGATTTTCAGTGCCTGCACAAGCGACCGCTGGAAGACGAAACCGACCATTTTCCGAATCCGCAGGCTACACCCAAACGCCCGTAG
- a CDS encoding S9 family peptidase — translation MSHRSVGLFYATLMLTSACSDSPDKGTAQTLTPPRAEKVDTALTIHGHTRHDPYYWLNQRENPKVVQYLEAENAYTKEMLKDTEEMQEELYEEMVGRIKQNDASVPYPDHGYLYYSRYEEGREYPIFCRKKSEDAEEEILLNVNDLAQGHDYYQVVGLRVSPDNLTLAYGVDTVSRRRYTIHFKNLNTGETLPYALPNTTGSIAWANDSQTVFCTGKDSTTLRADRVIRYRLGEPSESAEEIYREDDETFSCYAVKTKSDKFLLIGSHSTLTTEFRYLDADTPQESFKVMQPRERGLEYYPDHYQNHFYIRTNLEAQNFRLMETPLHATAKENWKEVIPHRPDVLLEEIDVFRNWLVLQEKKEGLTQLRVRNQRTSAEHYLDFGEETYAASIGTNREFDTDWLRYEYSSLTTPNSTYDYHMQTKERLLRKQEEVLGNFDPNNYQAERRFAIARDGTRIPVSIVYRKGTPLDGSSPLLLYGYGSYGYGLSDSFSSSRLSLLDRGFVYAIAHIRGGDEMGRAWYENGKLLHKKNTFTDFIDCGEFLVQENYADSTRLFAAGGSAGGLLMGAVVNMRPDLFKGVIADVPFVDVVTTMLDESIPLTTSEYDEWGNPNDKAYYDYILSYSPYDNVAAKDYPALLVLTGLHDSQVQYWEPAKWVAKLRDLKTDQNPLLLHTNMSAGHGGASGRFERYRETAMEYAFLISLADAEKRKDIKLQ, via the coding sequence ATGTCGCATCGCTCCGTTGGTCTTTTCTACGCCACCCTCATGCTCACTTCTGCCTGTTCTGATTCTCCTGACAAAGGCACCGCGCAGACCCTGACGCCCCCCCGGGCCGAGAAGGTCGATACGGCGCTCACCATTCATGGCCATACGCGCCACGATCCCTACTACTGGCTCAACCAGCGCGAAAACCCGAAGGTGGTGCAGTACCTGGAGGCGGAAAACGCCTACACGAAAGAGATGCTGAAGGATACGGAGGAAATGCAGGAAGAACTGTACGAGGAGATGGTCGGGCGTATCAAACAGAACGATGCCTCGGTGCCTTATCCCGATCACGGCTACCTTTACTATTCGCGGTACGAAGAGGGCCGCGAGTACCCGATTTTCTGCCGGAAGAAAAGCGAAGACGCCGAAGAAGAAATTCTGCTGAACGTCAACGACCTGGCCCAGGGACACGATTATTATCAGGTGGTCGGCCTGCGGGTCAGTCCCGATAACCTGACGCTGGCGTATGGCGTCGATACGGTCAGCCGCCGCCGCTACACGATCCACTTCAAAAACCTGAATACGGGCGAAACGCTGCCCTACGCGCTGCCCAACACCACAGGGAGCATCGCCTGGGCCAACGACAGCCAGACGGTGTTCTGCACCGGCAAAGACAGCACGACCCTGCGCGCCGATCGCGTCATCCGCTACCGGCTGGGCGAACCGAGCGAGTCGGCAGAAGAAATTTACCGGGAAGACGACGAGACGTTTTCGTGCTACGCCGTTAAAACCAAGTCGGACAAATTCCTGCTGATCGGCTCGCACAGTACTCTGACGACCGAATTTCGCTACCTCGATGCCGACACGCCGCAGGAATCGTTCAAGGTGATGCAACCCCGCGAACGCGGCCTGGAGTATTATCCCGACCATTACCAGAACCATTTCTACATCCGCACGAACCTGGAGGCGCAGAACTTCCGGCTCATGGAAACGCCGCTCCACGCGACGGCGAAAGAAAACTGGAAAGAAGTGATTCCCCACCGGCCCGACGTGCTGCTCGAAGAGATCGACGTGTTTCGCAACTGGCTGGTGTTGCAGGAGAAAAAAGAGGGCCTGACGCAACTGCGTGTCCGCAACCAGCGCACCAGCGCGGAACATTACCTCGATTTCGGGGAAGAGACCTACGCGGCGAGCATCGGCACCAACCGCGAATTTGACACCGACTGGCTGCGCTACGAATACTCGTCGCTCACCACGCCCAACTCCACCTACGACTACCACATGCAGACGAAAGAAAGGCTGCTGCGCAAGCAGGAGGAAGTGCTGGGCAATTTCGATCCGAACAACTACCAGGCCGAGCGCCGCTTCGCCATCGCGCGCGACGGCACGCGCATCCCCGTCTCGATTGTTTACCGCAAAGGCACACCGCTCGACGGCTCGTCGCCGCTGCTGCTCTACGGCTACGGTTCCTACGGCTACGGCCTGTCTGACTCGTTCAGTTCCTCGCGCCTCAGCCTGCTGGACCGCGGCTTTGTCTACGCCATCGCCCACATCCGGGGCGGCGATGAGATGGGCCGCGCCTGGTACGAGAACGGCAAGCTGCTGCATAAGAAAAACACGTTTACCGACTTCATCGACTGCGGGGAGTTTCTGGTGCAGGAAAACTACGCGGACTCGACCCGCCTCTTTGCCGCGGGTGGCAGCGCCGGGGGCCTGCTGATGGGCGCGGTGGTCAACATGCGTCCCGATCTGTTCAAAGGCGTGATTGCTGACGTGCCGTTTGTCGACGTGGTGACGACCATGCTGGACGAGAGCATTCCGCTCACCACCAGCGAATACGACGAATGGGGCAACCCCAACGACAAGGCCTATTACGACTACATCCTCTCCTACTCGCCGTACGACAACGTAGCCGCGAAGGACTACCCCGCCCTGCTGGTGCTGACCGGCCTCCACGACTCGCAGGTGCAGTACTGGGAGCCGGCCAAGTGGGTCGCCAAATTGCGTGACCTGAAGACGGACCAGAACCCGCTGCTGCTCCACACCAACATGAGTGCGGGCCACGGCGGCGCGTCCGGACGCTTCGAGCGTTACCGGGAAACGGCGATGGAATACGCCTTCCTGATTTCTCTGGCCGACGCCGAGAAACGCAAGGACATTAAATTACAGTAG
- a CDS encoding sulfite oxidase, which yields MQQLDLWDRRGFLKKSMLATLATALGTELAFAESLPKFHLPLALAASDPFDLKSKVPEMRVLSDRPWNVETPAHLLDDAVTPADRMFVRNNGLTPQIANVDAWTLTIDGESVPNPKTFSLEDLKKRFAHHTYRLTIECGGNGRYEYNPPGHGNQWQVGAVSCAAWTGVRLKDVLREVGFGQDAVYIGYYGRDVHLSGDPNKEVISRGVPMHKALEDETLLAWQMNGQDIPLVHGYPLRLVIGGWPGSVSGKWLYRIAVRNQVHDGQKMTGTSYRVPAHPVAPGTDVPDEDLKIIESMPVKSLITYPKTGAMLSENQTLAVRGHAWAGDHRVQAMHTSIDYGATWQPCTLQSPPNRLAWQQWNTTIRFPQPGYYEVWARATDDQGVMQPMVVPAWNPGGYVNNACHRIAVKKV from the coding sequence ATGCAGCAACTCGACTTGTGGGACCGGCGCGGCTTTCTGAAAAAAAGTATGCTGGCGACGCTGGCCACCGCCCTGGGCACCGAATTGGCCTTTGCAGAATCGCTTCCGAAGTTTCACCTGCCGCTGGCCCTGGCGGCCTCCGATCCGTTTGACCTGAAAAGCAAGGTGCCGGAGATGAGGGTGCTGAGCGACCGGCCCTGGAACGTGGAGACGCCGGCACATCTGCTCGACGACGCCGTGACGCCCGCCGACCGGATGTTTGTGCGCAACAACGGCCTGACGCCGCAGATCGCCAACGTCGACGCGTGGACGCTGACCATCGACGGCGAATCGGTCCCGAACCCCAAAACGTTTTCGCTGGAAGACCTGAAAAAACGGTTTGCCCACCATACCTACCGCCTCACGATCGAATGCGGCGGCAACGGACGCTACGAATACAATCCGCCGGGGCACGGCAACCAGTGGCAGGTGGGCGCGGTGAGTTGCGCGGCATGGACGGGCGTGCGGCTGAAGGACGTGCTCCGCGAGGTCGGCTTCGGGCAGGATGCGGTCTACATCGGCTACTACGGGCGCGACGTCCACCTGAGCGGCGATCCGAACAAGGAGGTGATTTCGCGGGGCGTGCCGATGCACAAGGCGCTGGAAGACGAGACGCTGCTGGCCTGGCAGATGAACGGGCAGGACATTCCGCTGGTGCACGGCTACCCGCTGCGGCTGGTGATCGGCGGCTGGCCCGGCTCGGTGTCGGGCAAATGGCTCTACCGCATTGCGGTGCGCAACCAAGTACACGACGGACAGAAGATGACCGGCACCTCGTACCGTGTACCGGCCCATCCGGTCGCGCCGGGCACCGACGTTCCGGACGAAGACCTGAAGATTATCGAATCGATGCCGGTGAAATCACTCATCACCTATCCGAAAACGGGTGCGATGCTCTCAGAAAACCAGACACTGGCGGTTCGCGGGCATGCGTGGGCGGGCGACCACCGCGTACAAGCGATGCACACTTCGATCGACTACGGGGCCACCTGGCAGCCCTGCACGCTGCAATCCCCACCGAACCGGCTGGCGTGGCAGCAGTGGAACACCACGATTCGCTTCCCGCAACCGGGCTATTACGAAGTGTGGGCCCGCGCCACCGACGACCAGGGCGTGATGCAACCGATGGTGGTGCCGGCCTGGAATCCCGGCGGCTACGTCAACAACGCCTGTCACCGCATCGCCGTTAAAAAAGTATGA
- a CDS encoding Crp/Fnr family transcriptional regulator: protein MHELLHRYFQEKTDVDPATFETIRAYFEPKKVRRNEVLLSAGDVCRHHYFVTKGCIRIYTLTPEGQELTRYFTFEGKFGTALTSLIEQQPSFEFLQAIEKSEVLVIGRDDFFQLVDTVPQFNLIYRDMLEMAYITSQKRIYGLQGESALERLRWLMRYQPKIVSRLSNKVIASYLGVTPYTLSRLKTEL, encoded by the coding sequence ATGCACGAGCTTCTCCATCGCTACTTTCAGGAAAAAACGGACGTGGACCCGGCGACATTCGAGACCATACGTGCTTACTTCGAACCGAAGAAAGTCCGCAGAAACGAGGTTTTGCTTTCGGCAGGTGACGTATGCCGGCACCATTATTTTGTGACCAAGGGATGTATCCGCATCTATACCCTGACGCCGGAAGGCCAGGAACTGACTCGCTACTTCACTTTTGAGGGAAAATTCGGGACAGCGCTAACCAGCCTGATCGAGCAACAGCCTTCGTTCGAGTTTTTGCAGGCTATCGAAAAGTCTGAAGTTTTAGTTATCGGCAGAGATGACTTTTTTCAGCTGGTCGACACCGTCCCGCAATTCAACCTGATCTACCGTGATATGCTGGAAATGGCCTACATCACCTCTCAGAAGCGGATCTATGGCTTGCAAGGCGAAAGCGCGCTGGAGCGGTTGCGGTGGCTCATGCGCTACCAGCCCAAAATCGTATCGCGCCTCTCCAACAAAGTCATTGCTTCTTATCTGGGCGTGACCCCCTATACGCTGAGTCGCCTGAAAACGGAGTTATAA
- a CDS encoding GntP family permease: MLLLLLLLCVAFIVVTTTRLQLHPFLALIGASLLFGLLSGMPPDQVVAAINQGFGDTLGKIGLIIIAGTIIGVFLERSGGAFRLAEKILNGIGHRHVATAMALIGYVVAIPVFSDSGFVILAPLNKALSARAKVSLAGTAVALGLGLSTAHALIPPTPGPIAAAGILEADLGLVILLSLPVSLVALCCGWLFATRVAARTYIDPNPDMTEAEIGERLQHAPSSLKSLLPILVPLVLIVGRSVAALPSQPLGASSFVDVLLFVGDPVVALLIGMALAFLLPRRLEKAMLSPQGWVGRGLLDAALILLITGAGGAFGRVLQNSGIADVIGGALSGMSLGIWLPFILAAGIKSAQGSSTVSIITTASIVAPLLATLGYDSDVARALVVLAIGAGALVVSHANDSFFWIFTQMSNMTVRHGFRFQTVGTLILGVSAALIVWVLAAVMV, from the coding sequence GTGCTACTCCTCCTGCTTCTGCTCTGCGTCGCGTTCATCGTCGTCACCACCACCCGTCTGCAACTTCATCCGTTTCTGGCCCTGATCGGCGCTTCGCTGCTGTTCGGCCTGCTGTCGGGCATGCCCCCCGACCAGGTAGTGGCTGCCATCAACCAAGGCTTCGGCGACACGCTGGGCAAGATCGGCCTGATCATCATCGCCGGAACCATCATCGGGGTGTTCCTGGAGCGCTCGGGCGGGGCGTTCCGGCTGGCTGAGAAAATCCTGAACGGCATCGGGCACCGCCACGTGGCAACGGCCATGGCCCTGATCGGGTACGTGGTGGCCATTCCGGTTTTCTCCGATTCCGGCTTCGTGATCCTGGCCCCCCTCAACAAGGCCCTCTCGGCCCGGGCAAAAGTATCGCTGGCCGGCACGGCGGTCGCGCTGGGGCTCGGCCTTTCGACGGCCCACGCACTCATTCCCCCGACGCCCGGCCCGATTGCCGCCGCCGGCATTCTGGAAGCCGACCTGGGGCTCGTCATCCTGCTCTCGCTGCCGGTGAGTCTGGTGGCCCTTTGCTGCGGCTGGCTGTTCGCCACGCGCGTAGCGGCCCGGACCTACATCGACCCGAATCCTGACATGACCGAAGCGGAAATCGGAGAACGCCTGCAACACGCGCCCTCTTCCCTGAAGTCTCTCCTGCCGATTCTGGTGCCGCTGGTGCTCATCGTGGGCCGTTCCGTGGCGGCGCTGCCGTCCCAGCCGCTGGGCGCTTCTTCGTTCGTGGACGTCCTTCTGTTCGTCGGCGATCCGGTCGTGGCGCTGCTGATCGGGATGGCGCTGGCCTTTCTGCTTCCCCGGCGGCTGGAGAAAGCAATGCTCTCGCCCCAAGGGTGGGTCGGCCGGGGCCTGCTGGACGCGGCCCTGATTCTGCTCATCACCGGCGCGGGCGGAGCCTTCGGGCGGGTGCTGCAAAACTCCGGCATTGCCGACGTAATCGGCGGGGCGCTGTCGGGCATGAGCCTCGGCATCTGGCTGCCGTTTATCCTGGCGGCGGGCATCAAGTCCGCACAAGGGTCTTCTACGGTGTCCATCATCACGACGGCCTCCATCGTCGCGCCTCTGCTCGCCACGCTGGGCTACGATTCCGACGTGGCACGGGCGCTGGTGGTGCTGGCCATCGGGGCCGGGGCGCTGGTCGTTTCTCACGCCAACGACAGTTTCTTCTGGATCTTCACGCAGATGTCGAACATGACCGTGCGGCACGGCTTCCGCTTTCAGACCGTCGGCACCTTGATTCTGGGAGTCTCCGCCGCCCTGATCGTCTGGGTCCTGGCCGCGGTGATGGTGTGA